A region of Desulfolithobacter dissulfuricans DNA encodes the following proteins:
- a CDS encoding intermembrane phospholipid transport protein YdbH family protein produces the protein MRRFAGLLLLILVVAGGVLWLERARLVSSLATSLLGRAGFSRVQVVVSDLDSTSFSIDRLRLTAVVPGGSLHLRLSGLYATYRPNTVWKRKRLEQVTVRSAILEFQPRATTSTREPMDLSGLRTLIRGGWLERLPLQYLRIDRLVFRGLPGLPPGNLVVNLTIRHDPGRLSADVALPSIRRNLHLSLAREQGLEVRLILKSRYHPAVTLALQEEQGERLAFVWQGNLDAVREWLAPLYPLPPLGGDFQGQASLPLAPGSGLALRVDTRADKLQVPGFDIGSLNLVGTLEFTGKEKEDFGIRFGRDLHLELQDLRRSALHIGRVSLGLAGRVERIDGHWQVRLDPENHWQVTGLTRDKLELARVTVRPSLRLALEDKQWHLELGQDFQVQASGCRLDTLRADELRLYPAQDASILWATGSPFSWQVASSSWMLGTTGAGRAPWQVQAAEPLDIRIDVLEGTGSSWKVEAAIRSPQLSIGGPYATTLTNLEGTFRGDDRHLLFEMALSPELLPGRLVMTLDLESKTGRTHGEFRTTEPIVPAQDSPLSRLVTPWPVPVDLVQGELKLDGVFSRTPAAGSRCTTSVRISGGKGVVGKGIHFSGLDQEVRLRLVPGPATLRPGSVRCEKIVLPGRIELTGVEAFTELQTGKDGGLELVLENLHATLFNGLITTPRITYVLDNRSADFTLTLRHLDLEEILKVYPVSDLQVRGRVGGLLPVRLRGSEVTVTDGRLVAEPPGGEIRYRPRNSGVSDQGLTGITLRALRELHYRDLEIEVGYLPDGTLDLNFHFKGTSPELDARRPVHLNINTSQNLLSLLRSLRYTEEIDTDISRRVEEGYGNGQER, from the coding sequence ATGCGTCGATTCGCTGGTCTTCTCCTGCTGATCCTGGTTGTGGCCGGCGGCGTGCTCTGGCTGGAGCGCGCCCGGCTGGTCTCCTCCCTGGCGACCAGCCTCCTCGGGCGGGCCGGGTTTTCCCGGGTCCAGGTGGTGGTCTCGGACCTGGACTCCACCTCGTTTTCCATCGACCGGCTGCGCCTCACCGCGGTTGTACCCGGCGGTAGCCTTCATCTCCGGCTCAGCGGCCTGTACGCCACCTATCGGCCGAACACTGTATGGAAGAGGAAACGGCTTGAGCAGGTCACCGTCCGCTCGGCCATTCTCGAGTTTCAGCCCCGGGCAACCACCTCGACCCGGGAGCCCATGGATCTCTCCGGTCTCCGGACCCTGATCCGGGGTGGCTGGCTGGAGCGGCTTCCCCTGCAATACCTCCGTATCGACCGTCTTGTTTTCCGCGGTCTGCCCGGTCTGCCTCCTGGCAACCTGGTGGTCAACCTCACTATCCGCCATGACCCAGGCCGTCTCTCAGCCGATGTCGCCCTGCCATCCATCCGCCGCAACCTCCACCTTTCCCTGGCCAGGGAGCAGGGGCTGGAAGTCCGGCTGATTCTCAAGTCCCGCTATCATCCCGCCGTCACCCTGGCCCTTCAGGAAGAGCAGGGTGAGCGACTTGCATTTGTCTGGCAGGGAAACCTGGACGCGGTCCGGGAATGGCTTGCACCGCTCTATCCTCTGCCCCCTCTTGGTGGCGATTTCCAGGGCCAGGCGAGCCTGCCGCTCGCTCCCGGCTCCGGGTTGGCGCTCCGGGTCGATACCCGGGCCGACAAGCTGCAGGTACCAGGTTTTGATATCGGCTCCCTCAACCTGGTCGGAACCCTGGAGTTCACCGGTAAAGAGAAAGAGGATTTCGGGATCAGGTTTGGCCGTGACCTGCATCTCGAGCTCCAGGATCTGCGCCGATCCGCTCTTCATATAGGCCGGGTCAGTCTGGGCCTGGCCGGGCGGGTGGAACGGATTGACGGCCACTGGCAGGTGCGACTGGATCCGGAGAACCACTGGCAGGTCACAGGGCTGACCCGGGATAAACTGGAGCTGGCCAGGGTCACGGTCCGACCAAGTCTTCGGCTAGCCCTGGAGGACAAGCAGTGGCACCTTGAGCTGGGCCAGGATTTCCAGGTCCAGGCCTCGGGGTGCCGACTGGACACTCTCCGGGCCGATGAGTTGCGGCTCTACCCGGCACAGGACGCCAGTATCCTCTGGGCAACCGGATCACCGTTTTCCTGGCAGGTGGCATCCTCCAGCTGGATGTTGGGCACGACCGGCGCTGGCCGCGCACCATGGCAGGTTCAGGCGGCCGAGCCCCTGGATATTCGAATCGATGTTCTGGAAGGTACGGGTAGTTCCTGGAAAGTAGAGGCAGCTATCCGCAGTCCGCAGTTGTCCATCGGCGGGCCTTATGCCACAACCCTGACGAATCTTGAAGGCACCTTCCGGGGCGATGACCGCCACCTCCTTTTCGAGATGGCTCTGTCGCCGGAGCTCCTGCCGGGAAGGCTGGTCATGACCCTGGACCTGGAATCGAAAACCGGGCGGACGCACGGCGAGTTCAGGACAACGGAGCCCATTGTTCCCGCTCAGGACAGTCCACTCAGCCGTCTGGTCACTCCCTGGCCGGTACCTGTGGATCTGGTGCAGGGGGAACTGAAGCTCGATGGCGTCTTTTCGCGTACTCCGGCCGCCGGATCGCGGTGCACCACCAGTGTCAGAATCTCTGGCGGCAAAGGTGTGGTCGGCAAGGGAATTCATTTTTCTGGCCTGGATCAGGAAGTGCGGCTGCGTCTGGTTCCCGGGCCCGCCACCCTGCGGCCCGGTTCGGTGCGCTGCGAAAAAATTGTGCTGCCGGGAAGGATCGAGCTGACTGGAGTGGAGGCCTTCACAGAGCTGCAGACCGGGAAGGACGGCGGCCTGGAGCTGGTCCTTGAAAACCTGCATGCCACGCTTTTCAACGGGCTTATAACCACCCCGCGGATCACCTATGTCCTGGATAACCGTTCGGCTGATTTCACCCTGACCCTGCGTCATCTGGATCTGGAAGAGATCCTCAAAGTCTACCCGGTATCCGACCTGCAGGTGCGCGGCCGGGTCGGCGGCCTGCTGCCGGTGCGGCTCCGGGGCAGCGAGGTAACTGTTACTGACGGGCGGCTGGTTGCCGAGCCCCCGGGCGGAGAGATCAGGTACCGGCCCCGGAATTCCGGGGTAAGCGACCAGGGGCTCACCGGGATTACCCTCAGGGCCCTGAGGGAACTCCATTACCGGGACCTGGAAATCGAAGTCGGTTATCTCCCGGACGGAACCCTGGATCTCAACTTCCATTTCAAGGGCACCAGCCCGGAACTGGATGCCCGCCGGCCGGTGCATCTCAATATAAACACCAGTCAGAATCTGCTTTCTCTCCTGCGGAGTCTGCGCTATACAGAAGAGATAGACACGGATATATCCAGACGGGTTGAAGAGGGGTACGGCAATGGTCAGGAGCGCTGA
- a CDS encoding YdbL family protein, whose amino-acid sequence MKHLFRHLSIAGHGHTSRLLSGLAALLLVVSIMLLAGPGLAIDLQSAKDQGLVGETPSGYLEAVGTPTAEVASLVTTINEKRRARYLEIAKKNGTDLAVVEKLAGKKAIEKTRPGNYIKVNGKWVRKK is encoded by the coding sequence ATGAAACATCTGTTCAGACATCTTTCCATCGCAGGCCATGGCCACACTTCCCGGCTGCTGTCCGGACTGGCGGCCCTGCTGCTGGTCGTCTCCATCATGCTGCTGGCCGGACCGGGGCTGGCCATCGACCTGCAGAGCGCCAAGGATCAGGGACTGGTGGGGGAAACACCTTCCGGCTATCTGGAAGCGGTGGGAACGCCGACCGCGGAGGTTGCCAGCCTGGTTACGACTATCAACGAAAAACGACGGGCCAGGTATCTGGAGATAGCCAAAAAAAACGGCACCGACCTGGCGGTGGTGGAAAAGCTGGCCGGTAAAAAGGCCATTGAAAAGACCCGGCCAGGCAACTACATCAAGGTCAACGGCAAGTGGGTCCGGAAAAAATAG
- a CDS encoding YnbE family lipoprotein: protein MLHYKRYTCLFCLVALAAGCSPTVRVEAPREPITINMNIKIEHQIRVKIDREIDQVLSEDSGLF, encoded by the coding sequence ATGCTGCATTACAAAAGATACACCTGTCTTTTCTGCCTGGTCGCTCTGGCGGCGGGATGTTCGCCCACCGTGCGGGTGGAAGCGCCCCGGGAACCGATCACCATCAATATGAATATCAAGATCGAGCATCAGATCCGGGTGAAGATCGACCGGGAAATCGACCAGGTTCTCAGCGAAGACAGTGGTCTGTTCTGA
- the ltrA gene encoding group II intron reverse transcriptase/maturase: protein MVDVWYSLYDRMLSRENLVKAFYKVKSSKGAAGIDGQSIDDFAGSLATNIDHLLTELQDKSYQPLAVRRVEIPKPNGGKRLLGIPAVRDRVVQQALLDILQPIFDRDFHPSSYGYRPGRSCHQAISKATMFIRTYERKWVVDMDLSKCFDTLNHDLILASFRRRVSDGSILGLLEKFLKSGVLTGDGWQASEVGSPQGGVISPLIANVYLDSFDQFMKNRGHRIVRYADDILILCQSKSAAENALNQASRYLEEELLLTVNQEKTHISHSLKGIKFLGVCIHSVMTRIQRGKVRAFKAKVKAMTRRNSPVNLEKVIADLNRLLRGFANYFRIANCKGEFSRLMRWIRRRLRAVQLKLWKKPCRLHRRLRQLGYRGEFKSIKMNSWANAASPLSHYALPNSCLHGEMGLFDLASVQTGISVSV from the coding sequence ATGGTTGACGTCTGGTACAGCCTATATGATCGAATGCTGAGCCGGGAGAACCTGGTCAAGGCATTCTACAAGGTGAAATCCTCGAAAGGAGCTGCCGGTATAGACGGCCAGTCCATCGATGATTTTGCCGGATCACTTGCGACCAATATCGATCATCTCCTGACGGAACTGCAGGACAAGAGCTACCAGCCGCTGGCCGTGCGACGGGTGGAGATCCCGAAGCCGAACGGCGGGAAACGGCTACTCGGCATACCTGCAGTCCGTGACCGTGTGGTACAGCAGGCCCTGCTGGATATACTTCAACCAATATTTGACCGCGATTTCCATCCGTCGAGCTACGGCTACCGTCCTGGTCGGAGTTGTCACCAGGCAATCAGCAAAGCCACGATGTTCATCCGGACGTACGAGCGGAAATGGGTAGTGGACATGGATCTGTCGAAATGCTTCGACACGTTGAACCATGACCTGATCCTTGCCTCGTTCCGTCGCCGGGTCAGCGATGGAAGTATTCTTGGTCTGCTGGAGAAGTTTTTGAAAAGCGGTGTTCTGACAGGAGATGGTTGGCAGGCCAGCGAGGTCGGCAGTCCGCAGGGCGGAGTTATCAGCCCGTTGATTGCCAACGTATACCTTGATTCCTTCGATCAGTTTATGAAGAATCGTGGCCACCGCATCGTCCGCTATGCGGACGACATCCTGATCCTGTGCCAGTCAAAGAGCGCAGCCGAAAATGCACTGAACCAGGCCAGTCGTTATCTTGAAGAAGAACTGCTGTTGACCGTCAACCAGGAAAAGACCCATATAAGCCACAGCCTCAAAGGGATTAAATTTCTTGGAGTTTGTATCCACTCCGTGATGACCCGAATACAGCGAGGCAAGGTGAGGGCCTTCAAGGCAAAGGTCAAGGCGATGACCCGGCGTAACTCCCCGGTGAACCTTGAGAAGGTGATAGCCGACCTCAACCGGTTGCTGAGGGGTTTTGCCAACTACTTTCGGATAGCGAACTGCAAGGGTGAGTTTTCTCGGCTGATGAGGTGGATCAGAAGACGGCTGCGTGCTGTTCAGTTGAAGCTGTGGAAAAAGCCGTGCAGGCTACACCGCAGACTGAGACAGCTGGGCTATAGAGGAGAGTTCAAAAGTATCAAGATGAACTCCTGGGCCAATGCAGCAAGTCCACTGAGCCATTATGCCCTTCCCAACAGCTGCCTGCATGGGGAAATGGGGCTCTTTGACCTCGCATCTGTACAGACCGGAATTTCTGTTTCAGTATGA